The Apostichopus japonicus isolate 1M-3 chromosome 20, ASM3797524v1, whole genome shotgun sequence genome contains a region encoding:
- the LOC139961047 gene encoding ras-related protein Rab-7a, producing the protein MTSRKKVLFKVIILGDSGVGKTSLMNQYVNKKFSNQYKATIGADFLTKEFMVDDRLVTMQIWDTAGQERFQSLGVAFYRGADCCVLVFDVTSPNSFKSLDSWRDEFLIQASPRDPENFPFVVLGNKIDLEHRMVSTKRAQNWCESKNNIPYFETSAKESINVEQAFQTIAKNALAQEPEAEMYQTTPTPIKLDGNDKQSSSGCSC; encoded by the exons ATGACATCAAGAAAGAAGGTTCTCTTCAAAGTCATCATCCTAGGTGATAGTGG TGTTGGCAAAACGTCACTGATGAACCaatatgtgaacaagaaatttAGCAATCAATACAAGGCTACCATCGGAGCAGACTTTCTCACAAAAGAGTTCATGGTGGACGACAGACTAGTAACAATGCAG ATTTGGGATACTGCTGGTCAAGAGAGGTTTCAGAGTCTGGGAGTGGCCTTCTACAGAGGGGCAGACTGTTGCGTCTTGGTCTTTGATGTAACATCACCAAACTCATTCAAGTCCCTAGATAGTTGGCGAGATGAATTTCTGATCCAGGCCAGCCCTAGAGACCCAGAGAATTTTCCATTTGTTGTTCTAGGGAACAAGATAGATTTGGAACATAGAATG GTATCTACGAAACGCGCTCAAAACTGGTGTGAAAGCAAGAACAACATTCCTTACTTTGAGACCAGCGCCAAAGAAAGTATCAACGTGGAGCAAGCCTTCCAAACGATCGCCAAGAACGCCCTGGCGCAGGAGCCGGAGGCGGAGATGTACCAAACCACGCCCACACCGATCAAGCTGGACGGGAACGATAAACAATCCAGCAGCGGGTGCAGCTGCTGA